A genomic window from Peromyscus maniculatus bairdii isolate BWxNUB_F1_BW_parent chromosome 1, HU_Pman_BW_mat_3.1, whole genome shotgun sequence includes:
- the LOC143270701 gene encoding LOW QUALITY PROTEIN: uncharacterized protein LOC143270701 (The sequence of the model RefSeq protein was modified relative to this genomic sequence to represent the inferred CDS: inserted 1 base in 1 codon) — MKQKILTEFTKGDLLAPEGILSGDRAKRSRLQGQVTAVPARPTLALLRQHLPISCWCAVKDEAEPSVGVPHVNIPKAGSFFTRTTYPCGICGPILNGLLDVEEHQGTYPALVTYSCRACERQFWLSENFCRNLKHNNVENSLQKNDSRASLFKNFKVHVEPYSSEKPSICEVEQRNLQDSLIGHQQKVTHSKKRSGSTENGEDFHVGQMHYTCGECGKGFNCKDTLVQHQRIHSGEKPYECSECGKAFSRKATLIQHQRIHTGERPYECSECRKAFSRKDNLTQHKRLHTGEMPYKCSECGKYFSHHSNLIVHQRVHSGSRPYKCNDCGKVFRHKSTLVQHESIHTGENPYDCRDCGKSFGHRYTLIKHQRIHTESKLFECXCGKFFSRSSDFIAHQRVHTGERPFVCSRCGKDFIRTSHLVRHQKVHSGERPYECGECGKAYSLSSHLNRHQKIHAARRL; from the exons atgaaacagaaaatacttaCAG AATTCACAAAAGGAGACTTACTTGCCCCTGAGGGAATATTGAGCGGTGACAGAGCCAAGAGATCTCGTCTCCAGGGTCAAGTGACAGCGGTCCCTGCTCGCCCTACTTTGGCGCTGCTTAGGCAG catcttcctataaGTTGTTGGTGTGCAGTGAAGGATGAAGCAGAGCCTTCTGTTGGAGTACCACATGTTAACATTCCCAAGGCAGGTTCCTTCTTCACTCGGACAACTTATCCTTGTGGCATATGTGGCCCCATTTTGAATGGTCTTTTGGATGTGGAGGAACACCAAGGAACATACCCTGCACTTGTAACTTACTCATGCCGGGCATGTGAGAGACAGTTCTGGTTAAGTGAAAACTTTTGCCGGAACCTAAAGCATAATAATGTCGAGAATTCTTTACAAAAGAATGACAGTAGGGCCTCATTATTTAAGAATTTCAAAGTTCATGTAGAGCCCTACTCTTCAGAGAAGCCCTCTATATGTGAGGTGGAGCAGAGGAACCTTCAGGACAGTTTGATTGGTCACCAACAAAAGGTCACCCATAGCAAGAAGAGATCAGGGAGCACTGAGAATGGAGAGGACTTCCATGTTGGACAAATGCATTATACATGTGGTGAGTGTGGGAAAGGTTTCAACTGCAAAGATACCCTTGTGCAGCACCAGAGGATCCATAGTGGAGAGAAGCCTTATGAGTGCagtgaatgtgggaaagccttcagccGCAAAGCCACACTCATCCAGCACCAGAGGATCCATACTGGAGAAAGGCCTTATGAGTGCAGTGAATGCAGAAAAGCCTTCAGTCGAAAAGACAACCTCACTCAACATAAGAGACTCCACACTGGAGAAATGCCTTACAAGTGCTCCGAATGCGGGAAATACTTTAGCCATCACTCCAACCTAATAGTACACCAGAGGGTACACAGTGGCTCGAGGCCTTATAAGTGCAATGATTGTGGCAAAGTCTTCAGACACAAATCGACACTTGTTCAACATGAAAGTATCCACACTGGAGAAAACCCTTATGATTGCCGTGATTGTGGGAAATCCTTTGGCCACAGATACACCCTCATTAAACATCAGAGAATTCACACTGAGTCAAAGCTTTTTGAAT CCTGTGGGAAATTTTTCAGTAGAAGCTCTGATTTTATAGCACACCAAAGGGTTCATACTGGGGAAAGGCCTTTTGTGTGCAGCAGGTGTGGAAAAGATTTCATCCGAACCTCCCACCTTGTTCGGCACCAGAAAGTTCACTCTGGAGAGAGGCCATATGAGTGCGGTGAGTGTGGGAAAGCCTACAGCTTAAGCTCCCACCTGAATCGGCACCAAAAGATTCATGCAGCAAGAAGACTTTAG